CTTATGCCATGATAGTGCTTCATCTAAAATAACAGGTGTATGGTTGTATTTTATTTTTTTTGCCCTTTTATAATAATCCTTAAGGGCTTCTTTATAATCAGGATGAGCACAGTTTTTGATAATAACTTCTGCTTTCTCTTTTGGACTCAATCCTCTTAAATCAGCAATACCTTGTTCTGTAATAATAACATCAACATCGTGTTCTGTGTGATCATGGTGAGCCACCATTGGTACAACTGTTGAAATATCTCCATTTCTCGCTATAGATTGTGTTGTAAACACAGAGATATAAGCATTTCTAGTAAAGTCTCCTGAGCCCCCTATGCCATTCATCATTCTACTCCCCATTATATTTGTAGAATTAACATTTCCATATATATCAACTTCAATAGCTGTATTTAAAGCTATTATCCCTAACCTTCTAATAACTTCTGGATTATTACTAATTTCTTGAGGTCTTAGTATTATCTTAGATTTATATCTATCTATGTTATTATAAAACCTAACTAATCCTTCCTTTGAAGGTGTTATTGATGTACCCGAAGCTATTTCTACTTTGTCTGCATCTATTAAGTCAATTACAGAATCCTGTATAACTTCTGTATAAAACTGAATATTATCAAACTTCGAATTAAGTAGACCTTTAAGAACAGCATTTGCTACTGAACCTACCCCTGATTGTAGAGGTAATAGTTCTTTAGGTATCCTTCCAAATTTAATCTCATCCTCTAAAAAGCCAATCAAGTTTTCAGCCATCTTTTTACTAACATCATTTACTTCAGCTAAAGGTCTAACATTATCTTTAATATCAGTGATAACTATACAAACTATTTTGTCTATATCTATAGGAACATAATTTGTTCCTATTCTATCACTTGCCTTTGTAATTGGTATTGGAAGTCTGTTGG
This DNA window, taken from Caldisalinibacter kiritimatiensis, encodes the following:
- a CDS encoding acetyl-CoA hydrolase/transferase family protein, producing MSRLVKDRIRNNKLFKKITSAEEAAMFIKDGMTVATSGFTPSGYPKAVPLALAERVKNTGANIGITLITGASVGEELDGELSKCGVIKKRLPYQTQKDCRDRINLGDIHFVDMHLSHLPQYIKYGFLGHIDIAIIEAVAITEEGYIVPSTSVGNTPTIVEKAEKVIIEINTSQPLDLEGMHDIYIPQSPPNRLPIPITKASDRIGTNYVPIDIDKIVCIVITDIKDNVRPLAEVNDVSKKMAENLIGFLEDEIKFGRIPKELLPLQSGVGSVANAVLKGLLNSKFDNIQFYTEVIQDSVIDLIDADKVEIASGTSITPSKEGLVRFYNNIDRYKSKIILRPQEISNNPEVIRRLGIIALNTAIEVDIYGNVNSTNIMGSRMMNGIGGSGDFTRNAYISVFTTQSIARNGDISTVVPMVAHHDHTEHDVDVIITEQGIADLRGLSPKEKAEVIIKNCAHPDYKEALKDYYKRAKKIKYNHTPVILDEALSWHK